A window of the Rutidosis leptorrhynchoides isolate AG116_Rl617_1_P2 unplaced genomic scaffold, CSIRO_AGI_Rlap_v1 contig573, whole genome shotgun sequence genome harbors these coding sequences:
- the LOC139884586 gene encoding uncharacterized mitochondrial protein AtMg00310-like, whose translation MFVWILGRVNVKLDGWKENLISKGGKEILIKSVVQAIPHYAMSIFKIPVSLCQSIEKKIAPFLWQNDSWKSGIQWKHWEVLKTRKKMGGLGFRDLVAFNKAMLGKQAWRLIQNPTSLWATLFKGLYFHSQDFLTASKGTRSSWGWQSILMGRDSISSKLQWSAGDGMNIRIQEDRWLSKGRIGGTAAVQEPERVADLIDTDTK comes from the coding sequence ATGTTTGTGTGGATACTAGGCCGAGTTAATGTCAAGCTTGATGGGTGGAAGGAAAATCTTATCTCTAAGGGGGGAAAGGAAATCCTTATTAAGAGTGTTGTCCAAGCTATCCCACATTACGCTATGTCTATTTTTAAGATACCTGTTTCGCTTTGCCAATCCATTGAAAAAAAGATTGCCCCTTTTTTGTGGCAAAATGATAGCTGGAAATCTGGAATCCAATGGAAACACTGGGAGGTACTGAAGACTAGGAAGAAGATGGGAGGTCTAGGGTTTCGAGACCTAGTGGCTTTCAACAAAGCCATGTTAGGTAAACAGGCCTGGCGTCTAATACAGAATCCTACTTCTTTATGGGCAACTCTCTTCAAAGGTTTGTATTTCCATTCTCAAGATTTTTTAACAGCTTCAAAAGGTACTAGATCTTCCTGGGGTTGGCAGAGTATCCTAATGGGAAGGGATTCCATTTCATCAAAGCTTCAATGGTCGGCAGGGGATGGTATGAACATTAGGATTCAAGAAGATCGTTGGCTTTCTAAAGGCAGAATAGGTGGAACGGCTGCTGTACAGGAACCTGAAAGAGTTGCTGATCTGATTGACACAGACACTAAGTGA
- the LOC139884587 gene encoding uncharacterized protein, whose amino-acid sequence MKILSWNCQGLGSPLTIRALTALVAKEKPDVIFLVETKNRELVLSRIHRKLRFVNSYITNLIGTAGGLAMFWHSHVSIQVEIATPNFFDTICSEIGRGITMRLTCIHAPATPDLRQPLWTALRRLAFIGSLPWVCVGDSNEIAYQWEKFGEELVKEWLDRVLCTWNWWLTYSEAEVFAFPAVGSDHSPLMLNTEGQQRRNASSAVERQAPRCLAAGGTVLGVEISD is encoded by the exons ATGAAGATCCTCTCCTGGAACTGTCAGGGTCTTGGTTCTCCCCTGACGATTCGAGCTCTAACGGCCCTAGTGGCCAAAGAGAAGCCGGATGTTATTTTTTTGGTGGAGACTAAGAATCGAGAGCTAGTTCTTTCAAGAATTCATCGGAAACTACGTTTTGTTAACTCTTATATTACAAACCTTATAGGCACAGCTGGAGGTCTGGCCATGTTTTGGCATTCTCATGTATCTATACAGGTGGAAATAGCTACTCCAAATTTTTTTGATACTATATGCTCAGAGATAGGAAGGGGAATCACCATGCGACTAACCTGCATACATGCTCCAGCAACTCCTGATTTGCGCCAACCTTTATGGACTGCTCTCAGACGCCTGGCTTTCATCGGTTCTTTACCTTGGGTTTGCGTAGGAGACTCCAATGAAATAGCCTACCAGTGGGAGAAGTTTG GGGAAGAATTGGTTAAGGAGTGGTTGGATCGAGTTCTGTGTACCTGGAACTGGTGGCTAACTTATTCTGAGGCTGAAGTCTTTGCTTTCCCAGCAGTAGGGTCAGATCACAGTCCTTTGATGCTTAACACTGAAGGCCAGCAGCGCCGTAATG CTAGTTCAGCAGTTGAAAGACAAGCTCCACGATGCTTAGCAGCAGGAGGAACAGTATTGGGTGTTGAGATCTCGGATTAA